From one Sesamum indicum cultivar Zhongzhi No. 13 linkage group LG13, S_indicum_v1.0, whole genome shotgun sequence genomic stretch:
- the LOC105176329 gene encoding glutaredoxin-C5, with translation MHVYGHIYSCNYSAKCRSLQATELLERMSRANPVVIFSRSTCFMCHAAKRLFCSMGVNPRVYELDEYPGGKDLERVLLELVGGGGDAVPVPVVFIGGKLVGGMDRVMGSHISGTLVPLLKEAGALWL, from the coding sequence ATGCATGTATATGGCCATATATATTCTTGCAACTATTCAGCAAAATGCCGCAGCCTGCAGGCGACGGAGCTTTTAGAGAGAATGAGTAGAGCAAATCCGGTGGTGATATTCAGTAGGAGCACGTGCTTTATGTGCCATGCTGCCAAGCGGCTCTTCTGCAGCATGGGCGTAAATCCAAGGGTCTACGAGCTTGATGAATATCCGGGGGGAAAGGATCTGGAGAGGGTTTTGTTGGAGTTGGTGGGAGGAGGTGGGGACGCAGTGCCAGTGCCAGTGGTTTTTATAGGGGGCAAGCTGGTGGGCGGAATGGATAGAGTGATGGGTTCTCATATCAGTGGCACCCTTGTTCCGCTGCTCAAAGAGGCTGGTGCACTTTGGCTTTGA